A genomic stretch from Streptomyces sp. QL37 includes:
- a CDS encoding helix-turn-helix transcriptional regulator, whose translation MPAPKKLDPTQSLEALYGSMLRKLRLKAGWTQRELGNMIPIAHSRIAQFELGNETPVFEIAEALDRLLKADGDLMDLWQHVVRTPIPNWAIRYVNLEPKATKIRKYQAQTVPGLLQTEDYARALLGGSRPSVGASLDKLLAARLARQELLGAEGAPTLWAILDEAVLRRPVGTVAIMKRQLERLIEVTELHSVVLQVLELDQGDHPLLGGSTTVLSFASRPDVAYIESAYSGELVEQAGAVAEFSLALDHLHAIALSPQASLDLIRATVEEKYCDPGLPSRSRRRRLAQVQLQQRAGRRLRGSR comes from the coding sequence GTGCCCGCACCGAAGAAGCTGGACCCGACACAGTCGCTGGAAGCGCTGTACGGCTCGATGCTCCGCAAGCTCCGCCTCAAAGCGGGCTGGACGCAGCGGGAACTGGGAAACATGATCCCGATCGCCCACAGCCGCATCGCGCAGTTCGAACTGGGCAACGAGACGCCCGTATTCGAAATCGCCGAGGCCCTTGACCGGCTGCTCAAGGCTGACGGTGACCTGATGGACCTGTGGCAGCACGTGGTGCGGACGCCGATCCCCAACTGGGCCATCCGGTACGTCAATCTGGAGCCGAAGGCGACCAAGATCCGTAAATACCAGGCTCAGACGGTGCCCGGACTTCTGCAGACCGAGGACTATGCGAGGGCCTTGCTCGGCGGATCGCGACCCAGTGTGGGGGCATCCCTGGACAAGTTGCTCGCGGCTCGGCTGGCCCGCCAGGAACTCCTCGGGGCAGAGGGGGCGCCCACGCTGTGGGCCATTCTCGATGAAGCGGTGCTGCGCCGCCCGGTCGGGACGGTTGCCATCATGAAGCGGCAGCTTGAGCGCTTGATCGAGGTGACCGAGCTGCATAGCGTGGTGCTGCAAGTGCTTGAGCTCGACCAGGGGGATCACCCGCTGCTGGGCGGCTCCACCACAGTCCTGTCTTTCGCCTCTCGGCCTGATGTGGCGTACATCGAGAGCGCATACTCGGGCGAGCTGGTGGAGCAGGCCGGGGCAGTGGCCGAATTCTCCCTGGCGTTGGACCACTTGCATGCCATCGCACTTTCACCTCAGGCGTCTCTCGACCTGATCCGTGCCACCGTTGAGGAGAAGTACTGTGACCCCGGACTTCCGAGCCGCTCCCGACGCCGTCGCCTGGCGCAAGTCCAGCTACAGCAACGGGCAGGGCGGCGACTGCGTGGAAGTCGCTGA
- a CDS encoding SUKH-3 domain-containing protein: MPILSAIEEVDAWLAEAGWYPGRDVEKEASEAVATVVERYRPYGVEIEPSGPALAFIREHAFLRAVIDTAPENFAIFTPHLVFKGDPEEISELAGDLDVQLFPVGYDTYDGSTLLIDVNGRFFLSHHTGAYYLGREKYEAMMSLMSSDMEDAENYFA, encoded by the coding sequence GTGCCCATTCTTTCTGCAATCGAAGAAGTAGACGCCTGGCTGGCCGAGGCCGGGTGGTACCCGGGGCGCGATGTCGAGAAGGAGGCATCCGAAGCGGTGGCGACCGTCGTCGAGCGGTATCGGCCCTACGGTGTGGAGATCGAACCTTCCGGTCCTGCCCTCGCCTTCATCCGGGAGCATGCGTTTCTTCGAGCCGTCATCGACACCGCACCGGAGAATTTCGCCATTTTCACGCCGCATCTGGTCTTCAAGGGAGATCCAGAGGAAATCTCCGAGCTCGCCGGGGACCTCGACGTCCAGCTGTTCCCGGTGGGCTATGACACCTATGACGGTTCCACCCTGCTCATCGACGTGAACGGGCGGTTCTTCCTCTCTCATCACACGGGGGCCTATTATCTCGGGCGCGAAAAATACGAGGCAATGATGAGCCTCATGAGTAGTGACATGGAAGATGCGGAGAACTATTTTGCCTGA
- a CDS encoding helix-turn-helix domain-containing protein, with protein sequence MSSHNRLGDIEITDPQAMRALAHPVRLAILDHLHRHGPATATQLAPDVGATPSVTSWHLRHLAGFGLVRDSEPGTDRRQRRWEAVARGFRFEAPQDPADEEGRAAARVLSQQMFLRHADLPSQWAAEVEPALDPAWRRVAGLADTRVVVTAEELAAIEDGIERVLAPYVTREPAERPAEARGVRLMRYVLPEGTEEQIGETS encoded by the coding sequence ATGTCCTCCCATAACCGCCTCGGCGATATCGAGATCACTGACCCCCAAGCCATGCGGGCTCTGGCACATCCGGTGCGGCTGGCGATCCTTGACCACCTCCACCGGCACGGGCCGGCGACCGCGACGCAGCTCGCGCCCGACGTGGGAGCGACCCCGTCGGTGACCAGTTGGCATCTGCGTCACCTGGCCGGCTTCGGCCTGGTCCGCGACAGCGAGCCGGGCACGGACCGGCGCCAGCGACGGTGGGAGGCCGTGGCACGCGGCTTCCGCTTCGAGGCACCGCAGGACCCTGCCGACGAAGAAGGCAGAGCAGCCGCGCGGGTGCTGTCGCAGCAGATGTTCCTGCGCCATGCGGACCTCCCGAGCCAGTGGGCAGCCGAGGTCGAGCCCGCACTCGATCCGGCGTGGCGCAGGGTGGCCGGGCTGGCCGACACCCGCGTCGTCGTTACGGCTGAGGAACTCGCCGCCATCGAGGACGGGATCGAGCGCGTTCTCGCGCCGTACGTGACCCGCGAACCGGCCGAGCGGCCCGCGGAAGCCCGCGGGGTCCGGCTGATGCGCTACGTGCTGCCGGAAGGCACCGAGGAGCAGATCGGGGAGACATCGTGA
- a CDS encoding MFS transporter, which produces MSSPDPTAAISLWRDQRFRRFWAGQSASQLGDRITELALPLIAISTLNASANQVAWLTALIWTPNLLAIFLGAWVDHRAHKRRLMVLADLVRAAVLLSVPAAYLLGAVTLGQLYAVALLMGAAGVLFNTAYPPFFVRLVPQASYVDANSKLSASRSASHVAGPAIGGALVQVLTAPVTIVVDALTFLVSALLVGRVPLDESPAASGDAAATSLLRRAREGMSFVVRHPVLRASLGCAATVNFFTFVAGSGLIVLFANRSLGLSAGAIGLAFGLGATGSLLGAVSAPRISRRFGVGRSIVVGAVLFPAPIAIAAAAGGPLWLRAGALAAAQFLSGFGVMMFDVNLNSLQASVIPDGMRSRVAGAYSTINYGIRPVGAIVGGLLATFVGLRTTLLIAAVGGALSLLWLLPSPIPRIRSLAANSTADTPVDADDEIHPVSR; this is translated from the coding sequence GTGAGCAGCCCTGACCCGACCGCCGCGATATCACTGTGGCGGGATCAACGGTTCCGCCGCTTCTGGGCCGGTCAGTCGGCCTCACAGTTAGGCGACAGGATCACCGAACTGGCCTTGCCCCTGATCGCCATCAGCACCCTGAACGCCTCGGCCAACCAGGTCGCGTGGCTGACCGCACTGATCTGGACCCCGAACCTGCTGGCCATCTTTCTGGGGGCATGGGTCGACCACCGGGCCCACAAGCGTCGTCTGATGGTCCTTGCCGACCTGGTGCGCGCCGCAGTACTGCTCAGCGTCCCGGCCGCCTACCTGTTGGGGGCGGTGACGCTGGGGCAGCTGTACGCGGTGGCGCTGCTGATGGGCGCGGCAGGGGTGCTGTTCAACACCGCCTATCCGCCCTTCTTCGTGCGCCTCGTGCCGCAGGCGTCCTATGTCGACGCGAACAGCAAGCTCAGCGCCAGCCGGTCGGCGTCGCATGTCGCCGGCCCGGCCATCGGTGGCGCTCTGGTCCAGGTGCTGACCGCTCCCGTCACCATCGTCGTGGATGCCCTGACCTTCCTGGTGTCAGCGCTCCTGGTCGGTCGGGTCCCGCTCGACGAATCGCCCGCCGCATCCGGCGACGCGGCGGCGACCTCACTGTTGCGACGTGCCCGGGAGGGGATGTCGTTCGTCGTCCGTCACCCGGTGCTACGGGCGTCTCTCGGATGCGCGGCGACCGTCAACTTCTTCACCTTTGTCGCCGGCAGTGGACTGATCGTGCTGTTCGCCAACCGGAGCCTCGGATTGTCGGCGGGTGCCATCGGCCTCGCGTTCGGGCTCGGTGCGACCGGTTCCCTCCTCGGCGCGGTGTCCGCGCCGAGGATCTCGCGACGGTTCGGCGTGGGGCGCAGCATCGTCGTCGGCGCGGTGCTGTTCCCTGCACCGATCGCCATTGCCGCCGCCGCGGGCGGCCCGCTCTGGCTCCGTGCCGGAGCGTTGGCCGCGGCCCAGTTCCTGTCCGGTTTCGGAGTCATGATGTTCGACGTCAACCTCAACTCCCTCCAGGCTTCCGTGATCCCCGACGGAATGCGCAGCCGCGTGGCCGGTGCGTACAGCACGATCAACTACGGCATACGGCCGGTCGGCGCCATCGTGGGAGGGCTCCTCGCCACCTTCGTCGGCCTGAGGACGACCCTCCTCATCGCCGCTGTCGGCGGAGCCCTGTCGCTGCTCTGGCTACTCCCCTCACCGATACCTCGCATCCGCTCCCTGGCTGCGAACAGCACTGCGGACACGCCTGTTGACGCGGACGACGAAATTCACCCGGTGTCGCGCTGA
- a CDS encoding aminoglycoside phosphotransferase family protein, with the protein MVTAPQLPFGETLRARLGSPAHPVGLESSPRSQVWRIELSGRPAVLKQLVAGPGADERYAREVAALTIAGRASGTPVVPALLGTDPAERVLVLEHLDESRPPADWIVDYAAALARLHSTARPGDAGALPRWQGPTGADVTSFLTLAETLGVAAPSGVRDELHALVERLGRAEGTALLHGDPCPGNDLHTPDGVRFIDFEQASLGSGLMELAYLRIGFPTCWCVTRASGPLLERAEAAYRTAWHAETGTPLPDTGLADACAGWLIRGDALVQRAHRGTTDHLARLPDEDWTWGTATARQRLAHRLGVVAGMTTDDEDLRHLGALAADLRRAVLDRWPTLRPVPERRP; encoded by the coding sequence ATGGTGACGGCACCGCAGCTTCCGTTCGGCGAGACCCTGAGGGCGCGGCTGGGCTCGCCCGCCCATCCGGTCGGCCTGGAGAGCAGCCCGCGTTCGCAGGTCTGGCGCATCGAGCTGTCCGGGCGCCCGGCGGTGCTGAAACAACTGGTGGCGGGCCCCGGGGCCGACGAGCGGTACGCCCGCGAAGTGGCCGCCCTGACCATCGCCGGCCGGGCCTCCGGCACCCCGGTCGTGCCGGCGCTCCTCGGGACCGATCCGGCCGAGCGGGTACTCGTCCTCGAACACCTCGACGAGAGCCGTCCGCCCGCCGACTGGATCGTCGACTACGCGGCCGCCCTCGCGAGGCTGCACAGCACCGCCCGACCGGGCGACGCGGGAGCCCTGCCCCGCTGGCAGGGCCCGACCGGTGCCGACGTCACGTCGTTCCTCACCCTGGCCGAGACCCTCGGGGTCGCCGCGCCGTCAGGCGTACGGGACGAGCTCCACGCCCTCGTGGAGCGCCTGGGCCGGGCGGAAGGGACCGCGCTCCTCCACGGCGACCCGTGCCCCGGCAACGACCTGCACACCCCGGACGGGGTCAGGTTCATCGACTTCGAGCAGGCGTCCCTGGGCAGCGGCCTGATGGAACTCGCCTACCTCCGCATCGGGTTCCCGACCTGCTGGTGCGTCACGAGGGCGTCCGGCCCCCTGCTGGAACGGGCGGAGGCCGCCTACCGCACGGCCTGGCACGCCGAGACCGGCACCCCACTCCCGGACACCGGCCTCGCCGACGCCTGCGCGGGCTGGCTGATCCGGGGCGACGCCCTGGTCCAGCGGGCCCACCGAGGCACCACCGACCACCTGGCCCGCCTCCCGGACGAGGACTGGACCTGGGGCACCGCGACCGCCCGCCAACGCCTCGCCCACCGGCTCGGGGTGGTCGCCGGCATGACCACGGACGACGAAGACCTGCGGCATCTCGGGGCTCTCGCGGCGGACCTGCGCCGCGCGGTCCTCGACCGCTGGCCGACGCTGCGCCCGGTACCGGAGCGGCGCCCGTAG
- a CDS encoding CoA-acylating methylmalonate-semialdehyde dehydrogenase, whose translation MKTVNHWISGKTVEGTSGDHGPVTDPATGAVTTRVALASIEEVDAAVSAARTAYETWGTSSLSARTAVLFRYRALLDSHRDEIAALITAEHGKVHSDALGEVARGLEIVELACGITTQLKGELSTQVSSRVDVSSIRQPLGVVAGITPFNFPAMVPMWMFPLAIACGNTFVLKPSEKDPSAANLLAELAAEAGLPDGVLNVLHGDKVAVDGLLAHPDVAAVSFVGSTPIARYIHATASANGKRVQALGGAKNHMLVLPDADLDAAADAAVSAAYGSAGERCMAISAVVAVNSVADELVAKIRERAEKIKIGPGTDPTSEMGPLITAAHRDKVASYVTGAAAQGADVVLDGTGHTVEGFEDGHWIGLSLLDNVSTDSDAYRDEIFGPVLCVLRVETYEDGVALMNASPFGNGTAIFTRDGGAARRFQLEIEAGMVGVNVPIPVPVGYHSFGGWKDSLFGDHHIYGNDGVHFYTRGKVVTTRWPDPADAPAGVDLGFPRNH comes from the coding sequence ATGAAGACCGTCAACCACTGGATCAGTGGCAAGACCGTCGAGGGCACGTCGGGCGATCACGGTCCGGTCACCGACCCGGCGACCGGCGCCGTCACGACCCGGGTGGCGCTCGCCTCCATCGAGGAGGTCGACGCCGCGGTGTCCGCGGCGAGGACCGCGTACGAGACATGGGGCACCTCCTCGCTCTCGGCCCGTACCGCCGTCCTGTTCCGCTACCGCGCCCTGCTGGACTCCCACCGCGACGAGATCGCCGCGCTGATCACCGCCGAGCACGGCAAGGTGCACTCCGACGCGCTGGGCGAGGTCGCCCGCGGTCTGGAGATCGTCGAGCTGGCCTGCGGCATCACCACCCAGCTCAAGGGCGAGCTGTCGACCCAGGTGTCCAGCCGGGTCGACGTCTCCTCCATCCGGCAGCCGCTCGGCGTCGTCGCGGGCATCACCCCGTTCAACTTCCCGGCCATGGTGCCGATGTGGATGTTCCCGCTGGCGATCGCGTGCGGGAACACCTTCGTCCTCAAGCCCAGCGAGAAGGACCCGTCGGCCGCCAACCTGCTGGCCGAGCTCGCCGCCGAGGCGGGCCTGCCCGACGGCGTGCTGAACGTCCTGCACGGTGACAAGGTCGCCGTGGACGGGCTCCTCGCCCACCCCGACGTCGCCGCCGTCTCCTTCGTCGGCTCCACCCCCATCGCCCGGTACATCCACGCCACCGCCTCCGCCAACGGCAAGCGCGTCCAGGCCCTCGGCGGCGCGAAGAACCACATGCTGGTCCTCCCGGACGCCGACCTGGACGCCGCGGCCGACGCCGCCGTCTCGGCCGCGTACGGCTCGGCGGGCGAGCGCTGCATGGCCATCTCCGCGGTCGTCGCGGTGAACTCCGTCGCCGACGAGCTGGTCGCGAAGATCCGCGAGCGCGCCGAGAAGATCAAGATCGGCCCCGGCACCGACCCCACCTCCGAGATGGGCCCGCTGATCACCGCCGCCCACCGCGACAAGGTCGCCTCCTACGTCACGGGCGCCGCCGCACAGGGCGCCGACGTCGTACTCGACGGCACCGGCCACACGGTCGAGGGCTTCGAGGACGGCCACTGGATCGGCCTGTCCCTCCTGGACAACGTCTCCACGGACTCCGACGCCTACCGCGACGAGATCTTCGGCCCCGTCCTGTGCGTCCTGCGCGTCGAGACGTACGAGGACGGCGTCGCCCTCATGAACGCCTCGCCCTTCGGCAACGGCACCGCGATCTTCACCCGCGACGGCGGGGCGGCCCGCCGCTTCCAGCTGGAGATCGAGGCCGGCATGGTCGGCGTCAACGTCCCGATCCCGGTGCCCGTCGGCTACCACTCCTTCGGCGGCTGGAAGGACTCCCTCTTCGGCGACCACCACATCTACGGCAACGACGGGGTGCACTTCTACACCCGGGGCAAGGTCGTCACCACCCGCTGGCCCGACCCGGCCGACGCCCCGGCGGGCGTCGACCTCGGCTTCCCGCGCAACCACTGA
- the iolD gene encoding 3D-(3,5/4)-trihydroxycyclohexane-1,2-dione acylhydrolase (decyclizing), producing the protein MTTPRSTPRAASKPTRRLTTAQALVAFLARQYTERDGRRHRLINATWGIFGHGNVAGVGQALVEAGPAMPYLQGRSEQAMVHAAVGYARQSGRLSAHAVTTSIGPGATNLVTGAALATVNHLPVLLLPGDTFATRPADPVLQQLEVPHTGDVSVNDCLRPVSRYFDRITRPEALIPAALGAMRTLADPAETGAVTLALPQDVQAEAYDWPAEFFATRVWNVRRPAPDPYELEQAVRAVRAARRPLIVAGGGVHHSAAEETLAAFAAATRIPVASTQAGKGSLRHDHPADVGGIGHTGTATADALAREADLVIGIGTRYTDFTTASGTLFADPAVRFLNLNITGFDAHKLAALPLVGDARTALEALGEALGARGHRVAPAYESEYTEAKDRWEQRVDAAFAAGDPDARPTQAQVLGLLDELVTEDDILINAAGSLPGDLHKLWRARSPHQYHVEYGYSCMGYEIPAALGVQLAAPGRPVWALVGDGTYLMNPTEIVTAVQEGLPVKLVILQNHGYASIGGLSESVGGERFGTAYRHRAEDGAFTGTALPVDLAANAASLGMHVLRAGSVGELRRALAEARGADRPTCVYVETETADTVSGPPPAQAWWDVPVAETATRPSAVEARKEYDRQIAARRRHL; encoded by the coding sequence GTGACCACACCTCGCAGCACCCCCCGAGCCGCCTCGAAGCCCACCCGCAGGCTCACCACCGCCCAGGCGCTCGTCGCCTTCCTCGCCCGCCAGTACACCGAGCGCGACGGCAGGCGCCACCGACTGATCAACGCCACCTGGGGCATCTTCGGCCACGGCAACGTCGCGGGCGTCGGACAGGCACTCGTCGAGGCCGGCCCCGCGATGCCGTACCTCCAGGGCCGCAGCGAACAGGCCATGGTGCACGCCGCCGTCGGATACGCCCGCCAGTCGGGAAGGCTCTCCGCCCACGCCGTCACCACCTCCATCGGCCCCGGCGCCACCAACCTCGTCACCGGCGCGGCGCTCGCCACCGTCAACCACCTGCCCGTGCTGCTCCTGCCCGGCGACACCTTCGCGACGCGCCCCGCCGACCCCGTGCTCCAGCAGCTCGAAGTGCCCCACACCGGCGACGTGTCGGTCAACGACTGCCTGCGCCCCGTCTCCCGCTACTTCGACCGGATCACCCGCCCCGAGGCGCTGATCCCGGCCGCCCTGGGGGCCATGCGCACCCTCGCCGACCCGGCGGAGACGGGCGCCGTCACGCTCGCGCTGCCGCAGGACGTGCAGGCGGAGGCGTACGACTGGCCTGCGGAGTTCTTCGCGACGCGCGTCTGGAACGTACGCAGGCCCGCCCCCGACCCGTACGAACTCGAACAGGCCGTCCGGGCGGTGCGCGCCGCACGGCGCCCCCTGATCGTCGCGGGCGGCGGCGTCCACCACAGCGCCGCCGAGGAGACCCTCGCCGCGTTCGCCGCAGCCACCCGCATCCCCGTCGCCTCCACCCAGGCCGGCAAGGGCTCCCTGCGCCACGACCACCCCGCCGACGTGGGCGGCATCGGCCACACCGGCACCGCCACGGCGGACGCGCTCGCCCGCGAGGCCGACCTGGTGATCGGGATCGGCACCCGCTACACCGACTTCACGACCGCGTCCGGCACCCTCTTCGCCGACCCGGCCGTCCGCTTCCTCAACCTCAACATCACCGGCTTCGACGCACACAAGCTCGCCGCCCTCCCCCTCGTCGGGGACGCCCGCACCGCGCTCGAAGCCCTCGGCGAGGCCCTCGGCGCACGCGGACACCGCGTGGCCCCCGCCTACGAGAGCGAGTACACCGAGGCCAAGGACCGCTGGGAGCAGCGTGTCGACGCGGCCTTCGCCGCCGGCGACCCGGACGCCCGCCCCACCCAGGCCCAGGTCCTCGGGCTGCTGGACGAGCTGGTCACCGAGGACGACATCCTGATCAACGCGGCGGGCTCCCTCCCCGGGGACCTCCACAAGCTGTGGCGGGCCCGCTCCCCGCACCAGTACCACGTCGAATACGGCTACTCCTGCATGGGATACGAGATCCCCGCCGCCCTCGGCGTCCAGCTCGCGGCGCCCGGCCGGCCCGTCTGGGCGCTCGTCGGCGACGGCACGTATCTGATGAACCCCACCGAGATCGTCACCGCCGTGCAGGAGGGCCTGCCCGTCAAGCTGGTCATCCTCCAGAACCACGGTTACGCCTCCATCGGCGGCCTCTCCGAGTCCGTGGGCGGCGAACGCTTCGGCACCGCCTACCGGCACCGCGCCGAGGACGGGGCGTTCACCGGCACCGCGCTGCCCGTCGACCTCGCCGCCAACGCGGCCTCGCTGGGCATGCACGTGCTGCGCGCCGGGTCGGTGGGGGAGCTGCGCCGGGCCCTCGCCGAGGCGCGCGGCGCGGACCGTCCCACTTGTGTCTACGTCGAGACCGAAACGGCAGACACAGTGTCGGGCCCTCCCCCGGCGCAGGCGTGGTGGGATGTTCCGGTAGCCGAAACCGCGACCCGCCCGTCGGCGGTCGAGGCCAGGAAAGAGTACGACCGGCAGATCGCAGCCCGACGCCGCCACCTGTGA
- the iolB gene encoding 5-deoxy-glucuronate isomerase: MTTTDEQQRYHLRAGQGARGPYALDIDPERAGWERSGLRVLELEPGGVHTLVTGESEWIILPLSGGCTVRTAGEIFELLGRKDVFSAATDFAYVPRDARAQIASGAGGRFALAGAKCERRLPARYGPAPEVPVELRGAGTCSRQVNNFAAADTFDCDRLIAVEVLTPGGNWSSYPPHKHDEHHPGTESVLEEIYYFEVEGDGLGYHRVSPSRPGGTDVLAEVATGDAVLIPDGWHGPSIAPPGRTLYYLNVMAGPGEKREWLISDHPDHRWIRDTWPAQPVDPRLPLHGTEGAR; this comes from the coding sequence ATGACGACGACCGACGAGCAGCAGAGGTACCACCTCAGGGCCGGCCAAGGAGCACGCGGCCCCTACGCCCTCGACATCGACCCGGAGCGCGCCGGGTGGGAACGGTCGGGTCTGCGCGTCCTGGAGCTCGAACCAGGAGGTGTTCATACCCTGGTAACCGGGGAGAGCGAATGGATCATCCTGCCGTTGTCCGGTGGCTGTACGGTGCGGACAGCAGGTGAGATCTTTGAACTGCTGGGCAGGAAAGACGTGTTCAGCGCGGCGACCGACTTCGCCTATGTCCCACGCGACGCCCGCGCCCAGATCGCCTCCGGCGCAGGAGGCCGCTTCGCCCTGGCAGGAGCGAAGTGCGAGCGACGACTCCCCGCTCGCTACGGCCCCGCGCCGGAGGTACCGGTCGAGCTCCGCGGCGCCGGAACCTGCTCGCGCCAGGTGAACAACTTCGCCGCGGCCGACACCTTCGACTGCGACCGGCTCATCGCCGTCGAGGTCCTCACCCCCGGCGGGAACTGGTCCTCGTACCCCCCGCACAAGCACGACGAGCACCACCCCGGCACCGAGTCGGTACTGGAGGAGATCTACTACTTCGAGGTCGAGGGCGACGGCCTCGGCTACCACCGGGTGTCGCCGTCCCGCCCCGGAGGCACGGACGTCCTCGCCGAAGTCGCCACGGGGGACGCCGTCCTCATCCCCGACGGCTGGCACGGCCCGTCCATCGCCCCGCCCGGCCGCACCCTCTACTACCTGAACGTGATGGCGGGACCGGGCGAGAAGCGCGAGTGGCTGATCAGCGACCACCCGGACCACCGCTGGATCCGCGACACCTGGCCCGCACAGCCCGTCGACCCACGGCTGCCGCTCCACGGCACGGAGGGCGCCCGGTGA
- a CDS encoding deoxyribose-phosphate aldolase translates to MTPPAAAGVADLVRLRAHRPEAVAEAAAARRRRPLLGPTGRLMIIAADHPARGALAVGDDDLAMADRFDLLERLCLALARPGVDGVLAGADVLEDLLLLGALESKVVLGSMNRGGLAGAAFELDDRFTGHRPADLSRHGYDAGKLLLRIDHDDPGSLDTLHTAARAVDEMAALRLPVFIEPFLCHRTPAGLRTDLGATAVTTSIAIASGLGGTSAYTWLKVPVTDDPDDMERVMRASTLPAVLLGGEVTGEPDTAYEKWRGALRLPTVQGLVVGRSLLYPADGDVAGAVDTAVGLL, encoded by the coding sequence ATGACCCCGCCCGCCGCGGCCGGCGTCGCCGATCTCGTCCGGCTCCGGGCCCACCGTCCCGAAGCCGTCGCCGAGGCCGCCGCCGCCCGCCGCAGACGCCCCCTCCTCGGCCCCACCGGACGCCTGATGATCATCGCGGCGGACCATCCGGCCCGTGGCGCCCTCGCCGTCGGCGACGACGACCTGGCCATGGCCGACCGCTTCGACCTCCTCGAACGCCTCTGCCTCGCCCTCGCCCGCCCCGGCGTCGACGGAGTGCTCGCGGGCGCGGACGTCCTGGAGGACCTGCTCCTCCTCGGCGCGCTGGAGAGCAAGGTCGTCCTCGGCTCCATGAACCGCGGCGGGCTCGCGGGAGCGGCCTTCGAGCTCGACGACCGCTTCACCGGCCACCGCCCGGCCGACCTCTCCCGCCACGGCTACGACGCGGGCAAACTCCTGCTGCGGATCGACCACGACGACCCGGGCTCCCTGGACACGCTGCACACCGCCGCCCGCGCCGTGGACGAGATGGCCGCCCTCCGGCTGCCGGTCTTCATCGAGCCGTTCCTCTGCCACCGCACCCCCGCCGGGCTCCGCACCGACCTGGGCGCCACCGCCGTCACGACCTCGATCGCCATCGCCTCGGGCCTGGGCGGGACATCCGCCTACACCTGGCTCAAGGTCCCCGTCACCGACGACCCCGACGACATGGAGCGGGTGATGCGGGCCTCGACCCTCCCCGCCGTGCTGCTCGGCGGCGAGGTCACCGGGGAACCCGACACCGCGTACGAGAAATGGCGCGGCGCGCTGCGCCTGCCGACCGTCCAGGGGCTGGTGGTCGGGCGCTCGCTGCTCTACCCCGCCGACGGGGACGTGGCGGGGGCGGTCGACACGGCCGTGGGGCTGCTGTGA